One Persicobacter psychrovividus DNA window includes the following coding sequences:
- a CDS encoding Na/Pi cotransporter family protein has translation MEYGIIDFLELIGALGFFIYGMKVMSEGIQKVAGNKMREVLGKMTQNRFMGMMTGFVTTSLVQSSSATTVMVVSFVNAGLLSLVQAVSVIMGANIGTTMTGVLLTVFGFSKVSISAYALVIIALGFPMLFMSNNKAKSLGEFLIGFALLFMGLDALKGAVPDLKANPEILSFVKGLTGIGPGGIISTIIFIGLGTLLTIIVQSSSAAMAITLVLCNKGLIPFEAAAAIILGENIGTTVTANLAAMIANVHAKRAAFAHFIFNIFGVVWMLIVFHYFTMGIGYTMDHFLGLGDPFTEVESIKWGLTLFHITFNLINTFVMIWFVNFIADTVTRLLPAKEEDNDDFRLEYITTGLMSTPESSILSAQQEAVRFAEYTEKMLNNLRKLIEEEKPKKQKKFIDKIRKYESTTDEIHEEIAKYLLKISANDLSKNSIEVISDLHYVINDLERIGDVFSHAAKVFTKKNEQELLFTSKQKQSLIDLSDKLKEGFKIMKENLQVANNPTRVDFEKASNAQRSVYLGVKQLNKKLLTASEAENYDIKSGILYSDLVMVYSRVNDHVFNISRDVIGHNR, from the coding sequence ATGGAATACGGAATAATTGATTTTCTGGAGCTGATTGGAGCTCTTGGTTTCTTCATCTACGGGATGAAAGTAATGTCTGAAGGAATTCAGAAAGTTGCAGGAAACAAGATGAGAGAGGTTTTGGGTAAAATGACCCAAAATAGATTCATGGGAATGATGACAGGTTTTGTTACCACCAGTTTGGTACAGTCATCCTCCGCAACCACTGTGATGGTAGTGAGTTTTGTAAATGCAGGACTATTATCCCTGGTACAGGCAGTAAGTGTGATTATGGGGGCCAATATTGGTACAACCATGACCGGCGTTCTACTGACCGTCTTTGGGTTCTCAAAAGTAAGTATCTCCGCCTATGCGTTGGTCATTATTGCTTTAGGATTCCCAATGTTGTTTATGAGTAACAATAAAGCCAAGAGCCTGGGAGAATTCCTGATCGGTTTTGCCTTATTGTTCATGGGATTGGATGCGCTGAAAGGTGCCGTTCCTGACCTAAAAGCAAACCCAGAGATTTTATCCTTTGTAAAAGGATTGACAGGAATAGGGCCCGGAGGCATTATTTCGACCATCATTTTCATTGGTTTAGGTACCCTGCTGACCATCATTGTGCAATCCTCCAGTGCGGCCATGGCCATTACATTGGTGCTCTGTAACAAAGGCCTGATCCCTTTTGAAGCCGCTGCGGCGATCATCCTTGGGGAGAACATCGGGACAACGGTAACAGCAAACTTGGCGGCTATGATTGCGAACGTACATGCCAAACGCGCCGCTTTTGCACACTTTATCTTCAACATTTTTGGGGTGGTATGGATGCTGATCGTATTTCATTACTTCACCATGGGTATTGGTTACACGATGGATCATTTCCTCGGATTGGGCGACCCATTCACTGAAGTTGAGTCGATTAAGTGGGGACTGACATTGTTCCACATCACATTTAACCTGATCAATACCTTTGTGATGATCTGGTTTGTGAATTTCATTGCAGATACCGTAACCCGTTTGTTACCTGCAAAAGAAGAGGACAATGATGATTTCCGCCTAGAGTACATCACAACAGGTTTGATGAGCACACCGGAGTCAAGCATTCTTTCAGCACAGCAAGAAGCGGTGCGTTTTGCAGAATACACCGAGAAAATGCTGAACAATCTGCGTAAGCTGATTGAGGAAGAGAAGCCAAAGAAACAAAAGAAATTCATCGATAAAATTCGTAAATACGAATCCACTACGGATGAAATTCATGAGGAAATTGCGAAGTACTTGTTGAAAATCTCTGCCAATGATCTGAGTAAAAACTCTATCGAGGTGATCTCTGATTTGCACTACGTGATCAATGATTTGGAACGTATCGGTGATGTTTTCAGTCACGCAGCAAAGGTATTCACCAAAAAGAATGAGCAAGAGCTTTTATTCACCTCTAAGCAAAAGCAGTCTTTGATCGACCTTTCAGATAAGCTGAAAGAAGGGTTTAAGATTATGAAAGAGAACTTGCAGGTGGCGAACAACCCAACAAGAGTTGATTTCGAGAAAGCAAGCAACGCACAGCGTTCTGTTTATTTGGGGGTGAAGCAATTGAATAAAAAATTATTGACGGCCTCTGAGGCGGAGAACTACGACATTAAATCGGGTATTCTTTATTCTGATTTGGTGATGGTTTATTCACGTGTGAATGACCACGTATTTAATATCTCCCGTGACGTGATCGGTCATAACAGATAA
- the arsC gene encoding arsenate reductase (glutaredoxin) (This arsenate reductase requires both glutathione and glutaredoxin to convert arsenate to arsenite, after which the efflux transporter formed by ArsA and ArsB can extrude the arsenite from the cell, providing resistance.) produces the protein MKIFHNPRCSKSRQTLALIEEKEQAVEIVEYLKTPPTAAELKEILALLQIPASSLIRKGEAIFKEKFKGKELSEEAWIEAMVTYPKLIERPIVITDKTAVIGRPPEKVLELL, from the coding sequence ATGAAAATTTTTCATAACCCACGATGCAGCAAGTCGCGCCAGACTTTGGCACTGATTGAGGAAAAAGAACAAGCGGTAGAAATCGTTGAATATTTAAAAACACCTCCTACCGCAGCGGAATTGAAGGAAATCTTGGCTTTGCTTCAAATACCGGCATCATCGCTGATCCGCAAAGGAGAGGCCATTTTTAAAGAAAAATTTAAAGGTAAAGAGTTGTCGGAAGAAGCCTGGATTGAAGCGATGGTAACCTACCCCAAGCTGATCGAAAGGCCGATAGTTATTACAGATAAAACCGCTGTAATCGGTCGTCCACCAGAAAAAGTACTCGAACTTTTGTAA
- the miaA gene encoding tRNA (adenosine(37)-N6)-dimethylallyltransferase MiaA, with amino-acid sequence MTKKQSLITILGPTASGKTHLAVHLAALIKGEIISADSRQVYQGMDIGTGKDLEEFNVNGQQIPYQLIDIHPPGYEYNVFEFQRDFLQAYANIQAKDRQPVLCGGTGMYIDAILKGYHLVQVPENLPLRAELSMMETNDLIERLKSLKKLHNTTDITDRKRLVRAIEIQTFEQQNPDHKQPLPAMDHHVFGIQWERGVLKERITSRLKARLKEGMIEEVQGLLDAGFTAEQLKFYGLEYRFVTQHIMGELNSNDLFQKLNAAIHAYAKRQMTYFRRMEKHGINIHWLKGETAVDEKIAEIMNSSLM; translated from the coding sequence ATGACAAAAAAGCAATCATTAATTACAATACTTGGCCCTACCGCTTCAGGAAAAACACATTTGGCCGTGCATCTGGCGGCATTAATTAAGGGGGAAATCATCAGTGCTGACTCCCGACAAGTGTACCAGGGAATGGATATTGGCACAGGTAAGGATTTGGAGGAGTTTAACGTAAATGGGCAGCAGATTCCCTATCAGCTCATCGATATTCACCCTCCAGGATATGAATATAATGTTTTTGAATTTCAGCGAGATTTCCTGCAAGCCTATGCAAACATCCAGGCCAAGGACCGGCAGCCTGTGCTATGCGGCGGAACGGGGATGTATATCGATGCCATTCTCAAAGGTTACCATTTGGTGCAGGTGCCCGAAAATTTACCATTGCGGGCAGAGCTTTCCATGATGGAAACCAACGACCTTATTGAGCGCCTCAAAAGCTTGAAGAAACTCCACAATACCACCGACATCACCGACAGAAAACGACTCGTCAGGGCGATAGAAATTCAGACTTTTGAGCAGCAAAACCCAGATCATAAACAACCACTGCCCGCAATGGACCACCATGTATTTGGCATACAGTGGGAGCGGGGCGTGCTTAAAGAGCGCATTACAAGCCGACTAAAAGCCCGCTTAAAAGAGGGGATGATTGAAGAGGTGCAAGGCCTTTTGGATGCAGGATTTACTGCGGAGCAACTTAAATTTTATGGCTTAGAGTACCGGTTTGTTACACAGCATATTATGGGAGAGCTCAACAGCAACGATCTGTTCCAAAAGCTCAATGCGGCAATTCACGCTTATGCCAAACGCCAAATGACCTACTTCCGACGCATGGAAAAACATGGCATTAATATCCATTGGTTAAAAGGAGAAACCGCTGTTGATGAAAAAATTGCGGAAATAATGAACTCTTCGCTTATGTAA
- a CDS encoding Na/Pi symporter: MKENLTSYSEPVSSPVDQPNRRKNLFKGIISFALTLLLFAFSLELMVKALALVGSRATDMMLTYELGPFVGLFVGLLCTAILQSSSTVTAALVAVVASGSISLANAVPIILGANIGTTLTSTLVSFGFISDRKTFQRAISSASMHDFFNIFTVLIVLPLEYFFQIYTHTATALAQYIPIINLDNLFSAKWLSLDPLVFWLVNIINNGTVVVVISMVLLFASIKLLAKIIYRYLDYELKSTFESLFQTEWKALSTGTLLTMLVQSSSLTTSLIVPLSATRKVQLSKAFPFIIGCNLGTTITALVVGIFMSPTALAIGIVHFLFNLTGVVMLMPFRKIRHSIVSLCIWLGIMTVKYRVIGLLYLIGMFFITPFLLIYFSQ; encoded by the coding sequence ATGAAAGAAAATTTGACATCATATAGCGAACCAGTATCCTCTCCGGTAGATCAACCTAACCGAAGGAAAAACCTGTTTAAGGGTATTATTTCATTTGCGCTGACATTACTTTTATTCGCCTTTTCGCTTGAATTGATGGTGAAGGCATTGGCTTTGGTAGGCTCGCGGGCAACAGATATGATGCTGACCTATGAGCTTGGCCCATTTGTCGGGCTGTTTGTCGGGTTGCTTTGCACGGCTATTCTTCAGAGTAGTTCCACCGTTACGGCGGCATTGGTAGCTGTGGTGGCCTCGGGCAGTATTTCACTGGCCAATGCGGTTCCCATTATTCTTGGAGCAAATATTGGGACCACACTTACCAGTACGCTGGTCTCCTTTGGGTTTATCAGTGACCGAAAAACTTTTCAGCGGGCGATTTCCTCAGCATCCATGCACGATTTCTTCAATATTTTCACGGTGCTGATCGTCCTTCCGCTTGAATATTTCTTCCAGATATACACCCATACGGCAACCGCACTGGCACAATATATCCCGATCATCAATTTGGATAATCTCTTTTCTGCCAAATGGCTCTCGTTGGACCCATTGGTTTTTTGGCTCGTTAATATCATCAATAACGGTACAGTAGTGGTGGTGATCTCCATGGTATTACTTTTTGCGTCTATCAAGTTGTTGGCAAAAATTATCTACCGCTATTTGGATTATGAACTGAAAAGTACTTTTGAAAGCCTCTTTCAAACCGAGTGGAAAGCACTGAGTACGGGCACTTTGCTCACCATGCTGGTGCAATCGTCCTCCCTGACCACTTCGCTCATTGTACCCCTTTCAGCTACCCGAAAGGTGCAACTCAGCAAGGCATTTCCGTTTATTATTGGCTGTAATTTAGGAACAACCATTACGGCATTGGTGGTGGGAATTTTTATGTCGCCAACAGCTCTGGCCATTGGCATTGTTCACTTCCTGTTTAACCTGACTGGCGTAGTGATGCTGATGCCATTCCGAAAAATACGCCACAGCATTGTTTCGCTGTGTATTTGGCTGGGCATCATGACGGTAAAATACCGAGTGATCGGCTTGCTGTATTTGATCGGCATGTTCTTCATTACCCCATTTTTACTCATTTATTTCAGTCAATAG
- the lptB gene encoding LPS export ABC transporter ATP-binding protein, with amino-acid sequence MKLRSEKLVKKYKKRTVVNQVSVEVNQGEIVGLLGPNGAGKTTSFYMTVGLIKPNAGRIFLDDEDITALPMYRRAQKGIGYLAQEASVFRSLTVEENLLAVLEMTKLSKPEQKAKMEELLEEFSLTHVRKNLGMVLSGGERRRTEIARALAVDPNFVLLDEPFAGVDPIAVEEIQGIVAKLKNKNIGILISDHNVNETLAITDRAYLMVEGKLFRAGTAEDLANDPEVRRVYLGEYFELKRKI; translated from the coding sequence ATGAAATTGCGTTCTGAAAAGCTGGTAAAGAAATATAAAAAGCGTACGGTAGTGAATCAGGTTTCCGTAGAGGTAAACCAGGGAGAGATTGTGGGACTTTTGGGCCCAAACGGAGCAGGGAAAACCACTTCTTTTTATATGACCGTTGGCTTGATTAAGCCTAACGCCGGCCGAATCTTTTTGGATGATGAGGACATTACTGCCTTGCCCATGTATCGTAGGGCTCAAAAAGGAATTGGCTACCTTGCGCAGGAGGCTTCCGTATTCCGGTCCCTGACGGTGGAGGAAAACCTGCTCGCGGTGCTGGAAATGACCAAGCTGTCTAAACCAGAACAAAAAGCCAAAATGGAAGAACTCCTTGAAGAGTTCAGCCTTACCCACGTTCGGAAGAACCTCGGGATGGTGCTTTCAGGAGGAGAACGACGCAGAACAGAGATTGCCCGTGCTTTGGCTGTTGATCCCAACTTTGTGTTGCTGGATGAGCCTTTTGCTGGGGTAGACCCCATTGCCGTGGAAGAAATTCAGGGCATTGTGGCGAAGCTAAAAAACAAGAATATCGGTATATTGATTTCCGACCACAACGTAAACGAGACCCTGGCCATTACCGACCGGGCTTACCTGATGGTGGAAGGAAAGCTCTTTAGAGCAGGTACAGCAGAAGATTTGGCAAATGATCCAGAGGTGCGCAGGGTTTATTTAGGGGAGTATTTTGAGCTGAAAAGAAAGATATAA
- a CDS encoding GH3 auxin-responsive promoter family protein, translating to MTFINTIITWVMQQRIHQIELFMKHPHEVQHDIFQRLIEMGAEAEFGRKYHFKDLTTQKAFRERVPIARYEDLYPYIQRMMKGEQGVLWPTEIKWFSKSSGTTNARSKFIPVSKEAVDDCHMKGGKDLYSFYTNNYPDTKIFSGKGLGIGGSLQVNEFDINENSHYGDVSAVIMANLPFYAQMYRTPSLDIALMDEWEAKIEQMAQTTIHENVTHFLGVPTWTLVLLQRILEITGKSHIKEVWPNLEAFVHGAVAFEPYQSSFDALIPRENMRYMETYNASEGFFGIQDQKDSKDMLLMLDYGVFYEFIPMDEWDKEHPTTLGLEEVEIGKNYAIVITTNAGLWRYLIGDTVRFTSLIPYRIRISGRTKHFINAFGEEVIVENADQAMTEACQATGAIMSNYTAAPRFLEVGVKGGHEWIVEFDKAPADHAKFVETLDASLRKINSDYDAKRYKDIALEMPKVHFAPKHTFYEWMRQRGKLGGQHKVPRLSNDRSYIEGILPLL from the coding sequence ATGACATTCATCAACACCATAATTACCTGGGTAATGCAACAGCGCATTCACCAGATCGAACTTTTTATGAAGCACCCTCATGAGGTGCAACATGACATTTTTCAGCGTTTGATTGAAATGGGGGCCGAGGCCGAATTTGGCCGCAAATACCATTTCAAAGATCTTACCACTCAAAAAGCCTTCAGGGAACGGGTACCTATTGCCCGTTATGAAGACCTGTACCCTTATATCCAGCGAATGATGAAAGGGGAACAAGGCGTGCTGTGGCCTACCGAAATCAAGTGGTTTTCCAAGTCTTCGGGAACCACCAATGCCCGCAGTAAGTTCATTCCTGTTTCCAAAGAGGCTGTTGACGACTGCCACATGAAAGGAGGAAAAGACCTTTACTCTTTTTACACCAATAACTACCCCGACACCAAGATATTTTCTGGAAAAGGACTGGGGATAGGCGGTAGTCTGCAGGTGAATGAATTCGATATCAATGAAAACTCCCACTACGGTGATGTGTCGGCTGTGATTATGGCCAACCTGCCATTCTATGCGCAGATGTATCGCACCCCAAGCCTGGATATCGCCCTGATGGACGAATGGGAAGCCAAAATCGAACAAATGGCACAAACGACGATCCATGAGAATGTTACCCACTTTTTAGGGGTGCCCACCTGGACCCTCGTCCTTTTGCAACGCATTCTTGAAATTACGGGCAAATCACACATCAAAGAAGTGTGGCCCAATTTGGAGGCTTTCGTACATGGTGCTGTCGCCTTTGAGCCCTACCAAAGCTCTTTCGATGCACTGATCCCCCGGGAGAATATGCGCTACATGGAAACTTACAACGCGTCCGAGGGTTTTTTCGGAATTCAGGATCAGAAAGACAGTAAGGACATGTTGCTGATGCTCGATTATGGCGTGTTCTATGAGTTTATCCCGATGGATGAATGGGATAAAGAACACCCGACCACGCTCGGACTTGAAGAGGTGGAAATAGGAAAAAATTATGCGATTGTCATTACCACCAACGCCGGGCTGTGGCGCTACCTGATCGGGGATACCGTCCGTTTTACTTCACTGATCCCCTACCGCATCCGAATCTCCGGAAGAACCAAGCATTTTATTAATGCTTTTGGGGAAGAAGTGATTGTCGAAAATGCAGATCAGGCCATGACAGAAGCCTGTCAGGCGACAGGTGCAATCATGAGTAATTATACGGCCGCCCCACGATTTCTTGAGGTGGGTGTGAAAGGTGGGCACGAATGGATTGTCGAGTTCGATAAAGCGCCTGCGGATCATGCCAAGTTTGTAGAAACACTTGATGCCTCCCTCCGGAAAATCAATTCGGACTATGACGCCAAACGGTATAAGGACATCGCCCTTGAAATGCCTAAAGTACATTTTGCGCCAAAGCACACTTTTTATGAGTGGATGCGCCAAAGAGGAAAACTCGGAGGCCAACATAAGGTACCGAGATTGTCCAACGACCGATCGTATATTGAAGGAATATTGCCCCTTTTATAG
- a CDS encoding iron-containing alcohol dehydrogenase gives MLEKRRIYLPPLSLVGPHVTEDLVEEIKERGFRKVLVVTDRVLNELGMVAAVTDKMTEGQIDFTIFDQVQPNPTCKNVEDGLAVFTQQHCDFILTIGGGSPQDCGKAIGILATNGGDIRDYEGIHMSKHPAVPTAAINTTAGTASEVTINYVITDEKRKVKMVMVDKNCLVSIAVNDPTLMINKPAALTAATGMDALTHAIEAYVTKGAFPWSDELALYAIRLISESLETAVKDGANLEARSKMAWAQFIAGQSFSNCGLGFVHSAAHQLGGEYDLPHGVCNAILLPHVERFNISACPEKFGKIAQAMGVDISAMSTAEAADAALEAIAKLSTAVGIPSGLEALGVKKDDFEKMAINALADVCTGGNPKEVALEDAIGIYEAAY, from the coding sequence ATGCTTGAGAAAAGAAGAATTTATTTGCCACCCTTGAGTTTGGTAGGCCCACATGTTACAGAAGATTTAGTGGAGGAAATCAAGGAAAGAGGGTTCAGAAAAGTCCTTGTTGTTACCGACAGGGTTTTGAATGAATTGGGTATGGTGGCTGCCGTAACGGATAAAATGACTGAAGGCCAGATTGATTTTACAATTTTTGATCAGGTGCAGCCTAATCCAACATGTAAAAATGTGGAGGATGGTTTAGCGGTTTTTACACAACAGCATTGTGACTTTATATTGACAATTGGCGGTGGCTCTCCACAGGATTGTGGTAAGGCGATTGGTATTCTGGCGACGAACGGTGGTGACATTCGGGATTACGAAGGCATTCACATGTCGAAACACCCTGCGGTGCCTACTGCGGCGATAAACACTACCGCTGGAACAGCCAGTGAGGTAACGATCAATTATGTGATTACCGATGAGAAGCGCAAGGTGAAAATGGTGATGGTCGATAAAAATTGCTTGGTGTCTATTGCCGTTAACGACCCAACGCTCATGATCAACAAGCCCGCGGCGCTTACCGCTGCTACGGGTATGGACGCCCTTACCCATGCCATTGAGGCTTATGTTACCAAAGGCGCTTTCCCGTGGTCGGATGAGCTGGCGCTGTATGCCATTCGTTTGATTAGTGAAAGTTTGGAAACGGCTGTGAAAGATGGTGCAAACCTTGAGGCGAGAAGTAAAATGGCCTGGGCGCAATTTATCGCTGGGCAGTCATTTTCTAACTGTGGTCTGGGATTTGTACATTCTGCGGCTCATCAGCTGGGAGGCGAATATGATTTACCACACGGGGTATGTAATGCGATTCTTCTGCCGCATGTGGAACGATTCAATATTAGTGCCTGTCCAGAGAAATTCGGTAAAATAGCCCAGGCAATGGGCGTTGATATTTCTGCAATGAGTACCGCCGAGGCGGCCGATGCCGCACTGGAAGCCATCGCAAAATTATCCACCGCAGTTGGGATTCCTTCAGGCCTTGAAGCATTGGGGGTAAAAAAGGATGACTTCGAAAAAATGGCCATCAACGCTTTGGCAGATGTCTGTACGGGCGGAAACCCCAAAGAAGTTGCCCTCGAAGATGCGATCGGTATATATGAAGCGGCTTATTGA
- a CDS encoding adenine phosphoribosyltransferase, giving the protein MNIEYVKSVIRNVPDFPKPGIQFKDITTALKDPKALSFMIDHLYEYYKDKGITKVAGIESRGFIIGPALAARLGAGFVMIRKPGKLPADTIQKSYALEYGEDTIEMHKDAIGENDVVLVHDDLLATGGTALAALELVQEVGAKSVLVNFLIELAFLDGTARLSSAEDVYAMIKY; this is encoded by the coding sequence ATGAATATTGAGTATGTAAAGTCAGTGATTAGGAATGTACCTGACTTCCCGAAGCCGGGCATTCAGTTTAAGGACATCACCACGGCGCTAAAGGATCCCAAGGCATTGTCTTTTATGATCGATCACCTTTATGAATATTATAAAGATAAAGGCATCACGAAGGTCGCAGGAATTGAGTCGAGGGGCTTTATTATTGGTCCCGCTTTGGCGGCTCGTCTGGGAGCGGGTTTCGTTATGATTCGCAAACCAGGAAAGTTACCTGCGGATACCATTCAGAAGTCTTATGCCCTTGAATATGGCGAAGACACGATCGAGATGCATAAAGATGCTATTGGGGAGAACGATGTGGTATTGGTGCACGACGATCTGTTGGCAACAGGAGGAACAGCTTTGGCTGCTTTGGAATTAGTGCAGGAGGTTGGTGCTAAAAGTGTGTTGGTCAATTTCCTGATAGAGCTTGCTTTCCTCGATGGTACAGCTCGTTTGTCATCTGCTGAAGATGTTTACGCGATGATCAAGTATTAA
- a CDS encoding acyloxyacyl hydrolase: protein MKKLLLLSLFLSGYIFALGQNFPPTAKPEKQLFFSLRYGYGDVIAHRKNMEAITNQPYHFVDVKVGLQTLGQQQFHALLNYPAFGVGYSKGSLGYNKIYGLPNALYGFVDFPVFRGQKLRISLEPSIGFAFSFKAYDPVTNPENIAIGSAENAYLRLRIATQLYLAPQWDLDLSLDYTHFSNGNTRSPNLGLNTRGGSIGFNYYFNRKQYFDPKNNAYQTTYEPFTANHSIVMRYGYGVRSSDETFRFYNVHDLGLYYSYQLSPVYAVTIGSDVFYNEAYRLLLHPFQQSQTQFEQLLSVGLYAENELILNQVSFVLGIGAYAYHGNSAQEESIYWRLGARYRIIDPLWVQVALKAHASVAEFVEWSVAYQLRFKKKR, encoded by the coding sequence ATGAAAAAGCTCTTGCTCTTATCATTGTTCTTGAGTGGGTACATTTTTGCTCTGGGTCAAAATTTCCCGCCAACAGCCAAGCCTGAAAAGCAGTTGTTTTTCAGCCTTCGCTATGGATATGGTGATGTGATTGCCCATAGAAAAAACATGGAGGCCATCACCAATCAACCCTACCACTTTGTGGATGTTAAAGTTGGGCTGCAAACCCTTGGCCAGCAGCAGTTCCATGCCTTGCTGAACTATCCCGCCTTTGGGGTGGGCTATTCCAAGGGCAGCCTCGGCTACAATAAAATTTACGGTTTACCCAATGCCCTTTACGGCTTTGTGGATTTTCCGGTATTCAGGGGACAAAAGCTGCGTATTTCCCTGGAGCCCTCTATTGGTTTTGCCTTCTCATTCAAGGCATATGATCCTGTCACTAATCCTGAAAACATTGCTATTGGGTCGGCTGAAAATGCTTACCTGCGGCTTCGGATTGCCACTCAGCTGTATTTGGCACCTCAATGGGATTTGGATCTTTCACTGGACTATACCCACTTCTCCAATGGAAACACCCGTTCCCCCAACCTGGGGCTCAATACCCGTGGTGGCAGCATCGGCTTCAATTATTATTTCAATAGAAAACAATATTTTGACCCCAAAAATAATGCTTACCAAACGACTTACGAACCTTTCACGGCCAACCACAGCATTGTGATGCGATACGGTTACGGGGTACGTTCTTCAGATGAAACTTTCCGCTTTTATAACGTTCATGATCTTGGCCTGTATTACAGCTACCAATTAAGCCCGGTGTATGCCGTAACCATCGGTAGTGATGTTTTCTACAATGAGGCTTACCGACTTTTGCTTCATCCTTTTCAGCAGTCACAGACGCAGTTTGAGCAATTGCTGAGCGTAGGGCTTTATGCAGAAAATGAATTGATCCTTAATCAGGTGAGTTTTGTATTGGGCATTGGCGCTTATGCATATCACGGAAACAGTGCTCAGGAAGAATCCATATACTGGAGGCTGGGTGCCAGATACCGGATTATTGATCCGCTGTGGGTTCAGGTGGCCTTGAAGGCTCATGCTTCTGTAGCCGAATTTGTGGAATGGTCGGTGGCCTATCAGCTACGCTTTAAAAAAAAGAGGTAA